From Anticarsia gemmatalis isolate Benzon Research Colony breed Stoneville strain chromosome 27, ilAntGemm2 primary, whole genome shotgun sequence, one genomic window encodes:
- the LOC142984403 gene encoding uncharacterized protein LOC142984403, translating to MKYFAVLLVVAQAVLFQNAASQIIRNCGCGSTAPLAISSPIVASPIIASPSVASSLADTLSLLTVSSLLSETLPLNPNVIAAVPVPVAAPAIAPALSYGGCGCGCGYNNYGYNGYNILY from the exons ATGAAATACTTCGCAGTACTCCTCGTTGTGGCGCAGGCTGTTCTTTTCCAG AACGCTGCCAGCCAAATCATCCGCAACTGCGGCTGTGGTTCAACCGCTCCCTTGGCCATCTCTTCACCTATCGTTGCCTCCCCCATCATTGCTTCCCCTAGCGTGGCCAGCAGCCTAGCCGACACCCTCTCCCTCCTCACCGTCAGCAGCCTGCTCTCCGAGACTCTGCCCCTCAACCCTAATGTGATCGCTGCCGTCCCAGTGCCCGTAGCAGCACCAGCTATTGCCCCAGCCCTTTCCTACGGAGGTTGCGGCTGTGGATGCGGTTACAACAACTACGGCTACAATGGCTATAACATTCTTTACTAA
- the LOC142984606 gene encoding uncharacterized protein LOC142984606: MVKSALILIFGVIFNGAASQTLDYITSSPSPLIQNSLSSSCNNWDELLPTLKMIKSSSNIKKERLLNVVKIIKYLLSDEMEKTQCDKILNDVKNINEFQSLGMPDIDSIVDERLKPIKDALEDKNCVPNFELKNEMAKNNNTAELNKVLAKISAALAKVKESNENAESGVCRRKNEFNSITKSARFNIPCQKASDILKETTTFVVPKEAYCNLPANINLDSILKNPKVNSDNLPFKLVPNSVTCVDSDDNVAILFKPKKISLMQVYGNLLKKITITVLVPYFVSKING, from the exons ATGGTGAAGAGTGCTCTAATCTTGATTTTTGGAGTGATTTTTAAT GGGGCAGCATCCCAAACTCTCGACTACATCACATCATCACCATCACCGCTAATTCAAAACTCTTTATCATCATCATGCAACAACTGGGACGAACTCCTACCCACACTAAAAATGATCAAATCTTCCTCAAACATCAAGAAAGAAAGACTTTTGAACGTCgtcaaaatcataaaatatctacTATCAGATGAAATGGAAAAGACTCAGTGCGATAAGATTCTAAATGATGTTAAAAACATCAATGAATTTCAAAGTTTAGGTATGCCTGACATAGACAGTATTGTAGATGAAAGACTTAAACCTATAAAAGATGCTTTAGAAGACAAAAACTGCGTACCAAACTTCGAACTGAAGAATGAAATGgccaaaaacaataatacagCAGAATTGAACAAAGTCTTAGCTAAAATATCTGCGGCGTTGGCTAAAGTGAAAGAATCTAACGAGAATGCTGAATCAGGAGTATGCCGCCGCAAAAATGAATTCAACTCTATAACTAAGTCTGCAAGATTCAATATCCCTTGTCAGAAGGCGTCCGATATTTTAAAGGAGACTACTACTTTTGTCGTACCTAAAGAAGCTTATTGCAATCTCCCTGCCAATATAAATTTAGACTCTATTTTGAAGAACCCAAAGGTGAATTCAGATAATTTGCCGTTTAAACTAGTGCCTAATTCTGTGACCTGTGTGGATTCAGATGACAATGTTGCGATActatttaaacctaaaaagaTATCTTTAATGCAAGTCTATgggaatttattgaaaaagatTACTATTACTGTTTTAGTGCCTTACTTTGTTTCTAAAATTAATGGctga
- the Oda gene encoding LOW QUALITY PROTEIN: ornithine decarboxylase antizyme (The sequence of the model RefSeq protein was modified relative to this genomic sequence to represent the inferred CDS: deleted 1 base in 1 codon), which translates to MTKLIQQLNFSSSINNFANYYDVAGFEIDSEEEKNYYGDGASLSAAGSKRSALSASDAECFSLCLGAGPLWWSDVPAHGSAPPGGVNGGAASPATPSTPTHDDNNRDLLSALLWGSASSLASSAESLITEPPSPSHTHPALHQQRREAVISKILERKDRQPVKIDFKIFLTENTVTRWEAVVQGNTIYLRMPGVLQSGSKESFMLLLDFAEERLGCSNCIICVLKSRPDRATLLRTFMFMGFQLLPPNSPLMPQEITNPEYIFLHYNMQ; encoded by the exons ATGACGAAGTTAATACAACAGTTAAATTTTAGTAGTAGTATTAATAACTTCGCTAACTACTACGATGTTGCTGGTTTTGAGATCGACTCCGAGGAGGAGAAGAACTACTA TGGTGATGGCGCGTCGCTGAGCGCCGCGGGCAGCAAGCGCTCGGCCCTGTCGGCTTCGGACGCCGAGTGCTTCTCGCTGTGCCTGGGCGCCGGGCCTCTGTG GTGGTCC GATGTCCCTGCTCACGGCTCGGCACCGCCCGGAGGGGTGAATGGCGGGGCCGCGAGCCCCGCGACTCCATCAACACCCACCCACGACGACAACAACC GTGACTTGTTGAGCGCCCTACTATGGGGGAGCGCCAGTTCGCTGGCGAGCAGCGCCGAGAGCCTCATCACCGAGCCGCCCTCGCCCTCGCACACCCACCCTGCGCTACACCAGCAGAGGCGTGAAGCG GTGATCAGTAAGATCTTGGAGCGTAAAGACCGGCAGCCAGTAAAGATCGACTTCAAAATATTCCTCACTGAGAATACAGTCACTCGCTGGGAAGCT gtGGTACAAGGCAACACCATCTACCTGCGCATGCCGGGAGTGCTGCAGTCCGGCAGCAAGGAGAGCTTCATGCTGCTTCTTGACTTCGCCGAGGAACGTCTTGGTTGCTCCAA CTGCATCATCTGCGTTCTGAAATCCCGGCCGGACCGCGCAACGCTGCTCCGTACTTTCATGTTCATGGGATTCCAACTGCTGCCCCCCAACTCCCCCCTCATGCCGCAAGAAATCACCAACCCAGAGTACATATTCTTGCACTACAACATGCAGTAA